From a region of the Primulina eburnea isolate SZY01 chromosome 7, ASM2296580v1, whole genome shotgun sequence genome:
- the LOC140837259 gene encoding uncharacterized protein At4g22758-like, whose protein sequence is MLICKPKKNQPLKGNRFLISVTVHGSSGPIRFVANEDDLVADVIDTALKSYAREGRLPVLGSNFNNFILYCPITGTEALNPWEMIGSLGVRNFMLCKKPETGNAFGGEKSSPMTRKAAGSWRAWFNKSLNPKISSH, encoded by the exons aTGTTGATTTGTAAGCCAAAGAAGAACCAGCCCTTGAAGGGAAACAGGTTCTTGATTAGCGTCACGGTGCACGGGAGCTCCGGCCCGATTCGATTTGTTGCGAATGAGGATGATCTTGTTGCTGATGTTATTGATACTGCGCTTAAATCGTATGCTCGAGAGGGCAGGCTCCCTGTTCTTGGTTCCAATTTCAATAATTTTATACTTTACTGCCCTATTACTGGAACAGAAG CTCTGAATCCATGGGAGATGATTGGTTCGCTTGGTGTCCGCAATTTCATGCTTTGCAAGAAGCCGGAAACTGGGAATGCCTTTGGTGGGGAGAAGTCTTCTCCGATGACTCGGAAAGCGGCTGGAAGTTGGAGGGCATGGTTCAATAAATCTCTCAATCCTAAGATATCTTCTCATTAA
- the LOC140835712 gene encoding uncharacterized protein translates to MIHMISGGVTDGDSGRARKAHGRRLENFKISKGADLPQDPVISFGPEDLRGVVTSHNDALVVTATIANYDVARIFIDNGSSVNVLFKSTFDQIKMGGFEFEPVSTPLYGFAGHAIPPLDQIVLPLYLGHKPRRVTKMTTFTVVDTPSTYNGILGRPALKDFRAVASTYHQKLKFTVGKEVGVLCRDQRVARRCYEGIVKEEGKERVWRLT, encoded by the coding sequence atgattcatatgatctcggggggtGTTACTGATGGAGACTCTGGGCGAGCTCGGAAGGCACATGGGAGAAGGTTGGAGAACTTTAAGATATCTAAGGGTGCAGACTTACCACAAGACCCCGTCATCAGCTTTGGGCCAGAAGATCTTCGAGGTGTTGTCACTTCAcataacgatgccttggtggtAACGGCCACCATTGCCAATTATGATGTGGCGAGaatatttattgataatggaagctcCGTGAATGTCTTGTTCAAGAGCACGTTTGATCAAATTAAGATGGGAGGATTTGAATTTGAGCCGGTATCCACCCCGCTGTATGGGTTTGCAGGACACGCCATCCCGCCTTTGGATCAGATTGTTCTTCCTCTATATTTGGGACATAAGCCTCGGCGGGTAACAAAAATGACAACATTTACTGTGGTGGATACCCCATCCACTTACAATGGAATTCTGGGACGACCAGCCCTAAAGGATTTTAGAGCTGTAGCGTCCACGTATCATCAGAAGTTGAAGTTTACCGTAGGGAAGGAGGTTGGAGTTTTATGCAGGGATCAGAGGGTCGCGCGTCGGTGTTATGAGGGGATAGTGAAAGAAGAGGGGAAGGAGCGCGTTTGGAGGTTAACATGA